In Halobaculum rubrum, the following are encoded in one genomic region:
- a CDS encoding RAD55 family ATPase has product MVATVPTGIDGLDSILNGGLVKDATVLVSGNPGTGKSLFGIQYLYDGVIDHDEHGIYISFEENEEDIRQAAESIGFDRWGELVDDGSIKVYDKQHMLREGDFSSALETLMEDFANTAYDRLVLDSLTMFSLFFDNEKEKRTYLLKFSDILKQNGLTSLLINEQGAVFPQTEIGLENFLTDGNIYFIQTPTDSGVNRYVWVAKMRKQDIDTDIFPMEIDEGGIKVYERAGGFSMMGRDSPDSGF; this is encoded by the coding sequence ATGGTAGCCACTGTCCCGACCGGAATCGACGGTCTCGACTCCATCCTCAACGGCGGTCTCGTCAAGGACGCGACGGTGCTCGTGAGCGGTAACCCCGGAACGGGGAAGTCACTGTTCGGGATCCAGTACCTCTATGACGGCGTCATAGACCACGACGAGCACGGGATCTACATCTCCTTCGAGGAGAACGAGGAGGACATCCGGCAGGCGGCCGAGTCGATCGGCTTCGACCGCTGGGGGGAACTCGTCGACGACGGCTCGATCAAGGTGTACGACAAACAGCACATGCTCCGTGAGGGCGACTTCTCGTCGGCGCTGGAGACGCTGATGGAGGACTTCGCGAACACCGCCTACGATCGGCTGGTGCTCGACTCGCTGACGATGTTCTCGCTGTTCTTCGACAACGAGAAAGAAAAGCGAACGTACCTCCTGAAGTTCTCGGACATCCTGAAGCAGAACGGGCTCACCTCGCTGCTCATCAACGAGCAGGGTGCGGTGTTCCCCCAGACCGAGATCGGCCTGGAGAACTTCCTCACCGACGGGAACATCTACTTCATCCAGACGCCGACGGACTCCGGCGTCAACCGCTACGTCTGGGTGGCGAAGATGCGCAAGCAGGACATCGACACCGACATCTTCCCGATGGAGATCGACGAGGGCGGGATCAAGGTGTACGAGCGGGCGGGCGGCTTCTCGATGATGGGCCGCGACAGTCCCGACTCCGGGTTCTGA
- a CDS encoding DHHA1 domain-containing protein → MASADADETRSEPDESDGFPVPELRERAEACAGRLREAGEFLLCSHIDADGLTSAAVATAAFERAGFDFETAFFKQLDADAVASIAATDYDVVCFTDFGSGQLDVIASHEEAGDFVPVIADHHQPADAETEFHLNPLLEGLDGASELSGAGASYLLAHALGDATGTDNRDLAALAVVGAVGDMQDGDGGLSGANEGLVADAVAAGTLEEVTDLALYGRQTRPLPKLLEYASEARIPGISNDQAGAIEFLSDLDVPMKDADGEWRRWVDLDPGERRTVASALIRRAVASGVPSERVDSLVGTTYVLADEEPGTELRDVSEFSTLLNATARYERADVGLAVCLGDRGEALDRARTLLRNHRRNLSEGLQWVTNEGVEREEHVQWFDAGTRIRETIVGIVAGMAVGADGVSARKPIVAFADKGDDETKVSARGSGFLVGEGLDLSAVMREASRAVGGDGGGHDVAAGATIPADEREAFLATVDELVGEQLDAE, encoded by the coding sequence CGAGTTCCTCCTGTGTTCGCACATCGACGCCGACGGCCTCACCAGCGCCGCGGTCGCGACGGCGGCGTTCGAGCGCGCGGGCTTCGACTTCGAGACGGCCTTCTTCAAACAGCTCGACGCCGACGCGGTCGCCTCGATCGCCGCGACCGACTACGACGTGGTCTGCTTCACCGACTTCGGCAGCGGCCAACTCGACGTGATCGCTTCCCACGAGGAGGCCGGCGACTTCGTCCCCGTGATCGCGGACCACCACCAGCCGGCGGACGCGGAGACGGAGTTCCATCTGAACCCACTCCTCGAGGGGCTCGACGGCGCCAGCGAGTTATCAGGTGCGGGCGCTTCGTACCTCCTCGCGCACGCACTGGGCGACGCGACCGGGACGGACAACCGGGATCTCGCGGCCCTCGCGGTCGTCGGCGCGGTCGGCGACATGCAGGACGGCGACGGCGGGCTCTCGGGAGCCAACGAGGGGCTCGTCGCCGACGCGGTCGCCGCCGGCACGCTGGAGGAAGTGACCGACCTGGCGCTGTACGGCCGCCAGACCCGCCCACTGCCGAAGCTCCTGGAGTACGCCAGCGAGGCCCGAATCCCGGGCATCTCGAACGACCAGGCCGGCGCGATCGAGTTCCTCTCCGACCTCGACGTGCCGATGAAGGACGCGGACGGCGAGTGGCGTCGGTGGGTCGACCTCGATCCGGGCGAGCGCCGGACGGTCGCCAGCGCGCTCATCCGCCGCGCCGTCGCCTCGGGCGTCCCCAGCGAGCGCGTGGACTCGCTCGTCGGGACGACCTACGTGCTCGCCGACGAGGAGCCCGGCACCGAACTCCGCGACGTGAGCGAGTTCTCGACGCTGCTCAACGCGACCGCGCGCTACGAGCGCGCCGACGTGGGGCTCGCGGTGTGTCTCGGCGACCGCGGGGAGGCGCTCGACCGCGCCCGGACCCTGCTTCGGAACCACCGCCGGAACCTCTCGGAGGGGCTCCAGTGGGTCACGAACGAGGGCGTCGAGCGCGAGGAGCACGTTCAGTGGTTCGACGCCGGCACCAGGATCCGCGAGACCATCGTCGGCATCGTGGCCGGGATGGCCGTCGGCGCCGACGGCGTCTCCGCGCGCAAGCCGATCGTCGCGTTCGCGGACAAGGGGGACGACGAGACGAAGGTCTCCGCGCGGGGAAGCGGCTTCCTCGTCGGCGAGGGGCTCGATCTCTCGGCGGTGATGCGGGAGGCGAGCCGCGCCGTCGGCGGCGACGGCGGCGGGCACGACGTCGCCGCGGGCGCGACGATCCCCGCCGACGAGCGCGAGGCGTTCCTCGCGACGGTCGACGAGCTCGTCGGGGAACAACTGGACGCCGAGTGA
- a CDS encoding chemotaxis protein CheD encodes MSPTNSSSAGAPSAAPASEESAPRLKVGLSDAVVADDGAVLVTSGLGSCLGVALSDPSAGVGALLHAMLPVADGRPGAPEKFVVDGIDATVDAMADAGADPDGVRAKIAGAAEMIEFNANGTDGSVGNRNVAAAEAALSERGIVVDGTDTGGDRGRSLRFDTATGALHVSYAGGETIVL; translated from the coding sequence GTGAGCCCGACCAACTCGTCGAGCGCCGGCGCGCCGTCGGCGGCGCCGGCGTCCGAGGAGTCCGCGCCGCGACTGAAGGTCGGACTCTCCGATGCGGTCGTCGCCGACGACGGTGCGGTGCTCGTCACCAGCGGGCTCGGCTCGTGTCTCGGCGTCGCGCTCTCCGATCCGAGCGCGGGCGTCGGCGCACTCTTACACGCGATGCTCCCCGTCGCCGACGGCCGCCCGGGGGCCCCCGAGAAGTTCGTGGTCGACGGTATCGACGCGACGGTCGACGCGATGGCGGACGCCGGGGCCGACCCGGACGGGGTCCGCGCGAAGATCGCCGGCGCCGCCGAGATGATCGAGTTCAACGCCAACGGAACGGACGGCTCGGTCGGCAACCGCAACGTCGCCGCAGCGGAGGCGGCGCTCAGCGAGCGCGGTATCGTCGTCGACGGAACCGACACCGGCGGCGACCGCGGACGGTCGCTTCGGTTCGACACCGCCACCGGTGCGCTCCACGTCTCGTACGCCGGCGGCGAGACGATCGTACTGTAG
- a CDS encoding helix-turn-helix domain-containing protein — MSADDEDIIEVLGNKYNPEILDAAGEPKSAQELSDQLGVPIATCYRRINELENTELLELHDRPLSDEHRRIKVYRRCVDGVSVTFRDGLTVELEERSEVKNKLDDVWRTMTDG; from the coding sequence ATGTCCGCGGACGACGAGGATATCATCGAGGTGCTGGGGAACAAGTACAATCCGGAGATCCTCGACGCGGCGGGCGAACCGAAGTCGGCACAGGAGCTCTCCGACCAGTTGGGCGTGCCGATCGCCACCTGTTATCGCCGGATCAACGAACTGGAGAACACAGAACTGTTGGAGTTACACGATCGTCCACTCTCGGACGAACACCGTCGAATCAAGGTGTACCGGCGGTGCGTCGACGGCGTGAGCGTGACCTTCCGCGACGGGCTGACCGTCGAGTTGGAGGAGCGCTCCGAGGTGAAGAACAAGCTCGACGACGTGTGGCGGACGATGACCGACGGGTGA
- the cheY gene encoding chemotaxis protein CheY, whose amino-acid sequence MPTSVLIADDSEFMRNLLREILEGEFEIVGEAENGVEAVDLYGEHAPDIVMMDIVMPIRNGIEATTEITEEHPDASVIMCTSVGQEEKMKAAIKAGAEGYITKPFQKPNVLEAINDVVPA is encoded by the coding sequence ATGCCGACCAGCGTGCTGATCGCGGACGACTCGGAGTTCATGCGGAACCTCCTGCGGGAGATCCTCGAGGGCGAGTTCGAGATCGTCGGCGAGGCCGAGAACGGCGTGGAGGCGGTCGACCTCTACGGCGAACACGCTCCCGACATCGTGATGATGGACATCGTCATGCCGATCCGAAACGGGATCGAGGCGACTACCGAGATCACGGAGGAACACCCCGACGCGAGCGTCATCATGTGCACCAGCGTCGGGCAGGAGGAGAAGATGAAGGCCGCGATCAAGGCGGGCGCCGAGGGGTACATCACGAAACCGTTCCAGAAGCCGAACGTGCTCGAAGCGATCAACGACGTCGTCCCCGCGTAG
- a CDS encoding HalX domain-containing protein, translating to MAVTRRVLIVEDEPEVADLYRGYLSGTYDVTVANTGAEALDLVDDATDAVLLDRRLPDTTGADVLAAIRERDLDCRVAMVTAVEPDVDIVEMGFDLYLVKPATRDDIQSAVERLGTRAQYDDTLQRTASLVTKRAVLEAERTPAELRSSPEYEDLLDDIDSLQSEMDDLAAAFSPDDYRMLFRDLGSSSPSESA from the coding sequence ATTGCGGTGACACGGCGCGTGCTCATCGTCGAGGACGAACCCGAGGTCGCCGACTTGTACCGCGGGTACCTCTCGGGGACCTACGACGTCACGGTCGCGAACACGGGCGCGGAGGCGCTCGATCTCGTCGACGACGCGACCGACGCTGTTCTCCTCGATCGGCGGCTTCCGGACACCACCGGGGCGGACGTGCTTGCGGCGATCCGCGAGCGCGACCTCGACTGTCGAGTCGCGATGGTGACCGCCGTCGAGCCGGACGTCGACATCGTCGAGATGGGCTTCGACCTGTACCTCGTGAAACCCGCGACCCGCGACGACATCCAGTCGGCCGTCGAGCGATTGGGGACGCGCGCACAGTACGACGACACGCTCCAACGGACCGCCTCGCTGGTCACGAAACGGGCGGTGCTCGAGGCCGAGCGGACCCCGGCCGAGCTCCGATCCTCGCCGGAGTACGAGGATCTACTCGACGACATCGACTCGCTGCAGTCGGAGATGGACGACCTCGCGGCCGCGTTCTCGCCGGACGACTACCGGATGCTGTTCCGCGATCTCGGCTCGTCGTCCCCGTCCGAGTCGGCCTGA
- a CDS encoding DUF7500 family protein: MSDDAPRGNPGVDPDDLDISKSEYVRELGDDRYVVSPGRRQPQQPPAADRSDGAEPEHASDDAGAAATTDAADDPGDPDVASTAESVREGLSPAEGPGAAATEANASSTRSTSSSSPPSAERTTPNADGASDADAEQTRASRSPAAGTDDGLPGDPEGDDGPGGGGEATASERPASHARRGAPRGEAAASPSELDAGAVGEWLAASLADTEFAYGFDATLSIDGRTARHRMASDDVGETFETLVTWFADAVGGDTETADALGILLAGMDTAPRLSPNAVRSALAGLGVSRDDSVEDVLAALDEAGGLRLK; this comes from the coding sequence ATGAGCGACGACGCGCCGCGCGGGAACCCCGGCGTCGACCCGGACGACCTCGATATCTCGAAAAGCGAGTACGTCCGTGAACTGGGCGACGACCGGTACGTCGTCTCGCCCGGTCGCCGTCAGCCGCAGCAGCCGCCGGCGGCGGACCGCTCAGACGGTGCGGAGCCGGAGCACGCGTCGGACGACGCGGGCGCGGCTGCGACGACGGACGCCGCGGACGATCCGGGAGATCCGGACGTCGCCTCGACGGCCGAATCCGTCCGAGAGGGACTTTCGCCGGCGGAAGGGCCCGGAGCCGCCGCTACGGAGGCGAACGCGTCGTCGACGCGCTCAACCTCGTCGTCCTCGCCGCCGTCGGCCGAGCGGACGACGCCGAACGCAGACGGCGCCAGCGACGCCGACGCCGAGCAGACCCGGGCATCGCGGTCGCCGGCCGCGGGCACCGACGACGGGCTTCCGGGGGATCCGGAAGGCGACGACGGCCCCGGCGGCGGTGGCGAGGCGACCGCGTCCGAACGGCCCGCCTCACACGCTCGCCGGGGCGCCCCGCGAGGGGAGGCTGCCGCCTCGCCGTCGGAACTCGACGCCGGCGCGGTCGGCGAGTGGCTCGCCGCCTCGCTCGCGGATACCGAGTTCGCCTACGGCTTCGACGCGACGCTGTCGATCGACGGGCGCACGGCACGCCACCGGATGGCCTCCGACGACGTCGGAGAGACCTTCGAGACGCTCGTGACCTGGTTCGCGGACGCCGTCGGCGGGGACACCGAGACGGCGGACGCGCTCGGCATCCTTCTGGCGGGGATGGACACCGCCCCGCGACTGTCGCCCAACGCCGTTCGGTCCGCGCTCGCCGGGCTCGGGGTCTCCCGTGACGACTCCGTCGAGGACGTGCTCGCAGCACTCGACGAGGCCGGCGGACTTCGGCTGAAGTGA
- a CDS encoding chemotaxis protein CheC, with product MYVDIQSLGEFSDLARQGADRAADALGQLAGANVYVDVTDVTLMAAGDLRESFAGREFVGVEIGLQGGISGQTVLAFELEAAESLVERLMPGGGDGEFVRSGVTEAGNIMTSGFIDGWADHLGVGIDMTPPAYVRASGIDILPDGAFDADRQGVFMFESQISSMDEDLEFAIYMLPEYAGFTDMLGHDGPVGEAGDAVPVNKLPTFNRMTEQGAASAADNITMMTGTETDVDVSRLRFVPVQDVPAELGTETVAGTVFELHGDPSGYLAILFDEASAEEVADGMIPTETEPGIGDMEKGALRELGNIMTSGFIDGWANVLGTSIEHTPPQFVHDMGSAVMSPLVGRLGRTQDHAFIIDSTVRTPDGNVRCDIYALPDQRELAAALDRIEPAATDGGLPR from the coding sequence ATGTACGTCGACATCCAGTCGCTGGGGGAGTTCTCCGATCTCGCGCGTCAGGGAGCGGATCGGGCCGCGGACGCGCTCGGACAGCTCGCCGGCGCGAACGTGTACGTCGACGTGACCGACGTGACGCTGATGGCCGCCGGCGACCTGCGGGAGTCGTTCGCCGGCCGGGAGTTCGTGGGCGTCGAGATCGGGCTACAGGGCGGGATCAGCGGCCAGACCGTGTTGGCGTTCGAGCTGGAGGCGGCCGAGAGTCTCGTCGAGCGACTCATGCCCGGCGGCGGCGACGGCGAGTTCGTCAGAAGCGGCGTCACCGAGGCGGGCAACATCATGACCTCGGGGTTCATCGACGGCTGGGCCGACCACCTCGGCGTCGGCATCGACATGACGCCGCCGGCGTACGTCCGCGCGTCGGGGATCGACATCCTCCCGGACGGCGCGTTCGACGCCGACAGACAGGGCGTGTTCATGTTCGAGTCCCAGATCTCTTCGATGGACGAGGACCTCGAGTTCGCGATCTACATGTTGCCCGAGTACGCCGGCTTCACCGACATGCTCGGCCACGACGGCCCCGTCGGCGAGGCGGGCGACGCGGTCCCGGTGAACAAGCTGCCCACGTTCAACCGGATGACCGAGCAGGGCGCCGCCTCCGCCGCCGACAACATCACCATGATGACCGGGACCGAGACCGACGTGGACGTCTCGCGACTCCGATTCGTCCCGGTGCAGGACGTGCCCGCCGAGTTGGGCACGGAGACTGTCGCCGGCACGGTGTTCGAACTTCACGGCGACCCGAGCGGCTACCTCGCCATTCTCTTCGACGAGGCGTCGGCCGAGGAGGTCGCCGACGGCATGATACCCACGGAGACCGAGCCGGGGATCGGCGACATGGAGAAGGGAGCGCTCCGGGAGCTGGGGAACATTATGACCTCGGGGTTCATCGACGGCTGGGCGAACGTGCTCGGCACGAGCATCGAGCACACCCCGCCGCAGTTCGTCCACGACATGGGCTCGGCGGTGATGAGTCCGCTGGTCGGTCGGCTCGGGCGGACGCAGGACCACGCGTTCATCATCGACTCGACGGTCCGAACCCCGGACGGCAACGTGCGGTGTGACATCTACGCCCTCCCCGACCAACGCGAGCTGGCGGCGGCGCTGGACCGTATCGAACCGGCGGCGACCGACGGCGGGCTCCCCCGGTGA